The following are encoded in a window of Polynucleobacter sp. AP-Kolm-20A-A1 genomic DNA:
- a CDS encoding ATP phosphoribosyltransferase regulatory subunit — translation MNRWLLPEDIADVLPAEARKVESLRRAILDLYQSYGYELVAPPILEFLDSLLTGTGSDLNLQTFKLVDQLSGRTLGLRADMTPQVARIDAHLLNRAGVTRLCYAGSVAHARTPVGSSAREELQLGAEIYGCATWEADFEAITLLLKTLAVAGLDKVYLDLSHAGILTGILADQKLDKETIETLYGLLQSKDRPRLSQWAACLPAKVSEALIALTELNGPCTEVLAKAKKVLPKHAAVDQALADLERLASAASVLSTKLELSIDLADLRGYQYHSGVMFAAYVDQLPQPIARGGRYDHVGQAFGRPRPATGFSLDLLTLANLSPLKARKLAILAPWIEDAELNKSISNLRSQGEVVIQVPAGTAVEAAEYECDRELVKQGSSWEVKKK, via the coding sequence TCCTGAAGATATTGCAGATGTTTTGCCAGCAGAGGCTCGCAAGGTAGAGTCTTTGCGTCGTGCCATTTTGGATTTATATCAATCCTATGGTTATGAGTTGGTTGCTCCCCCAATCCTTGAGTTCTTAGACTCCTTATTGACTGGCACTGGTTCAGATCTCAATCTACAAACATTCAAGTTGGTAGATCAATTATCAGGTCGCACCCTAGGCTTGCGGGCAGATATGACTCCGCAAGTGGCTCGTATCGATGCGCACCTTTTAAATCGCGCTGGTGTGACACGTCTTTGTTATGCGGGCTCTGTAGCGCACGCACGCACACCGGTGGGCAGCTCTGCTCGCGAAGAGTTACAGCTTGGCGCTGAGATTTACGGCTGCGCCACTTGGGAAGCAGACTTTGAGGCAATTACCTTATTGTTGAAAACGCTTGCAGTAGCAGGCTTAGACAAGGTCTATCTAGATTTGTCACACGCCGGCATCCTGACTGGCATCTTGGCCGACCAAAAACTCGACAAAGAAACGATTGAAACTTTGTATGGCTTATTGCAAAGCAAGGATCGCCCACGCTTGAGTCAATGGGCCGCTTGTTTGCCTGCTAAGGTATCTGAGGCACTTATTGCTCTGACAGAATTAAATGGCCCATGCACTGAAGTACTCGCAAAGGCTAAAAAAGTATTGCCGAAACATGCTGCAGTCGATCAAGCCTTGGCTGACCTTGAGCGCCTGGCCTCAGCTGCAAGTGTTTTATCTACAAAATTAGAACTCAGTATTGATCTAGCTGACTTGCGTGGTTATCAGTATCACAGCGGCGTAATGTTTGCTGCGTATGTTGATCAGTTGCCGCAACCGATTGCAAGAGGCGGTCGCTATGACCATGTTGGTCAAGCTTTTGGTCGCCCACGTCCTGCAACTGGTTTCTCGCTCGATCTATTGACCTTGGCTAACTTGTCTCCTTTAAAGGCGCGCAAGTTAGCAATTCTGGCTCCTTGGATTGAGGATGCGGAATTGAATAAATCAATAAGCAACTTGAGAAGTCAGGGTGAGGTAGTGATACAGGTGCCAGCTGGTACAGCAGTAGAGGCTGCCGAATATGAATGTGATCGAGAGCTGGTGAAGCAAGGCAGCTCTTGGGAAGTAAAAAAGAAGTAA
- a CDS encoding adenylosuccinate synthase → MSSKQQAHGRNVVVIGTQWGDEGKGKVVDWLTDHAQAVVRFQGGHNAGHTLIIGDKKTILRLIPSGIMHKNVICYIGNGVVLSPEALFKEIGELEAAGLDVQSRLKISEATTLILPYHVAIDHAREKKRGEAKIGTTGRGIGPAYEDKVARRALRVQDLFYPEKFAEQLRENLEYHNFMLTNYYGAEPVNYEKTLAEAMSYAERLKPMVVDVSSALYAAEQAGQNLLFEGAQGTLLDIDHGTYPYVTSSNCVAGNAAAGSGVGPESLQYILGITKAYCTRVGAGPFPSELYDHDNPAKQDPVGVRLAEVGKEFGSVTGRPRRTGWLDAAALKRSIQINGLSGLCITKLDVLDGFETIRLCVGYNLDGKKLDVLPRGAESVARCEPIYEDFPGWKGTTFGIREWDKLPPEAQKFLRRIEEVAGKPIAMVSTGPERDETILLQHPFQD, encoded by the coding sequence ATGTCTTCAAAGCAGCAAGCACACGGTCGTAACGTAGTTGTCATTGGCACCCAGTGGGGTGATGAAGGCAAAGGTAAGGTGGTGGATTGGTTGACTGATCATGCTCAAGCGGTAGTCCGCTTCCAGGGCGGTCACAATGCGGGCCACACACTCATCATCGGTGACAAGAAGACTATTTTGCGTTTGATCCCGTCTGGAATCATGCATAAGAATGTGATTTGCTACATCGGCAATGGCGTAGTACTTTCTCCAGAGGCGCTCTTTAAAGAAATCGGCGAACTAGAAGCGGCTGGATTAGATGTTCAATCCCGCCTGAAGATCTCAGAGGCGACTACTTTGATTCTGCCGTACCACGTAGCGATTGATCATGCGCGAGAGAAGAAGCGTGGCGAAGCCAAGATTGGTACAACTGGTCGCGGCATTGGACCGGCGTATGAAGATAAAGTAGCACGCCGTGCATTGCGTGTTCAGGACTTGTTCTACCCAGAAAAATTTGCAGAGCAATTACGTGAGAATTTGGAGTATCACAATTTCATGCTCACCAATTACTATGGCGCTGAGCCTGTTAATTACGAAAAGACTTTGGCTGAGGCAATGTCATATGCTGAACGCCTTAAGCCAATGGTGGTTGACGTGTCTAGCGCACTCTACGCAGCCGAGCAAGCTGGACAAAATTTATTGTTCGAAGGCGCTCAAGGCACATTACTCGATATCGATCATGGTACCTATCCATACGTCACATCCAGCAACTGTGTAGCAGGTAATGCTGCTGCTGGTTCAGGTGTGGGCCCTGAGTCTTTGCAATACATCTTGGGCATTACTAAAGCTTATTGCACTCGCGTTGGTGCGGGCCCATTCCCAAGCGAACTTTACGATCATGACAATCCTGCAAAGCAAGATCCAGTTGGCGTACGTTTGGCTGAAGTTGGTAAAGAATTTGGCTCTGTTACCGGTCGTCCACGTCGCACTGGTTGGTTAGATGCTGCTGCATTAAAGCGCTCGATTCAGATCAACGGCTTGTCTGGTTTATGTATTACTAAATTGGACGTACTAGATGGTTTTGAAACTATCCGTCTGTGCGTTGGCTACAACCTCGATGGTAAGAAGCTTGATGTGTTGCCACGCGGCGCAGAATCTGTAGCCCGTTGTGAGCCAATTTATGAGGATTTCCCGGGCTGGAAGGGTACAACCTTCGGTATCCGTGAGTGGGATAAGTTGCCGCCTGAGGCGCAAAAGTTTCTCCGTCGTATCGAGGAAGTGGCTGGCAAGCCAATCGCAATGGTGTCTACAGGCCCAGAGCGTGATGAAACCATCCTCCTTCAGCATCCTTTTCAGGATTGA